In Erigeron canadensis isolate Cc75 chromosome 6, C_canadensis_v1, whole genome shotgun sequence, the following are encoded in one genomic region:
- the LOC122604349 gene encoding uncharacterized protein LOC122604349, which produces MTYKLDLPQELEHVHHTFHVSNLKKCLTDETLVVPVEELQVNDSLQFIEEPVEILDQQLKQLRRSRIKLVKVRWNSKHGPDSTWEREDYMKDKYPHLFTEQDLISGRNP; this is translated from the coding sequence ATGACATATAAGCTCGATTTACCCCAAGAGCTCGAACATGTTCATCACACATTTCATGTATCGAATCTTAAGAAATGTTTAACTGATGAAACATTGGTTGTACCTGTGGAAGAGTTGCAAGTGAATGACTCTCTTCAATTCATTGAGGAACCTGTTGAAATTCTAGATCAACAACTCAAACAACTTAGACGTAGTCGCATCAAGTTGGTCAAGGTTCGTTGGAACTCGAAACATGGACCTGATTCGACTTGGGAACGTGAGGACTATATGAAGGATAAGTATCCTCATCTTTTTACTGAGCAAGACTTgatttcgggacgaaatcctTAG